In Macaca fascicularis isolate 582-1 chromosome 15, T2T-MFA8v1.1, one genomic interval encodes:
- the PTGDS gene encoding prostaglandin-H2 D-isomerase has product MATHHTLWMGLVLLGLLGGLQAAPEAQVSVQPNFQPDKFLGRWFSAGLASNSSWLQEKKAALSMCKSVVAPAADGGFNLTSTFLRKNQCETRTMLLQPGESLGSYSYRSPHWGSTYSVSVVETDYDHYALLYSQGSKGPGEDFRMATLYSRTQTPRAELKEKFTAFCKAQGFTEDSIVFLPQTDKCMTEQ; this is encoded by the exons ATGGCTACTCATCACACGCTGTGGATGGGACTGGTCCTGCTGGGGCTGCTGGGCGGCCTACAGGCAGCACCCGAGGCCCAGGTCTCCGTGCAGCCCAACTTCCAGCCGGACAAG TTCCTGGGGCGCTGGTTCAGCGCGGGCCTCGCCTCCAACTCGAGCTGGCTCCAGGAGAAGAAGGCGGCGCTGTCCATGTGCAAGTCGGTGGTGGCCCCTGCTGCGGATGGTGGCTTCAATCTGACCTCCACCTTCCTCAG GAAAAACCAGTGTGAGACCCGAACCATGCTGCTGCAGCCCGGGGAGTCCCTCGGCTCCTACAGCTACCGGAGTCCCC ACTGGGGCAGCACCTACTCTGTGTCAGTGGTGGAGACTGACTACGACCACTACGCCCTGCTGTACAGCCAGGGCAGCAAGGGCCCCGGCGAGGACTTCCGCATGGCCACCCTCTACA GCCGAACCCAGACCCCCAGGGCTGAGTTAAAGGAGAAATTTACCGCCTTCTGCAAGGCCCAGGGCTTCACAGAGGATTCCATTGTCTTCCTGCCCCAAACCG ATAAGTGCATGACGGAACAATAG